atggttgtttctggaagtttgaagataaaatcttctacgtctgcccttcttctgtttccagaatgtatcactaaaagactttggcttttacagtacaactcttgtacacacccacttcagcaggacttatcctttgcctactgaaactcttagtttcacaaCACAACACAAGTAATACAGTAAGGTtttggaaaagactcttttcaaAATACAGACTCTTCTCAgtgaaatatattaaattgaataacTTCGAAGAGACTAAGAAACAGCAACACAAATTAATCTCAGAAgatcatatatatgatatgaagcgtgtgctacttttctgCATGTTGAGCTTCTTGATAGATAGTAGTTGAGATAGCTCAAAAGACGTTTTGACAGATGGTGTATTCTCAAATGTGATTCTTGTGTGTTTCTATAAAGATTGATCCTTATATAGAAACCTTGAGTCCAACGTCTATAAGCAAAACGGCTTCTTTTGACTTCTGAGCAGAATCAGCTTTATCACCTAAAACGAGTCCTGCAGAAAGGCTTCAGAATTATCAGTCTTTGTTTCATACCACAAATGGTAAGGAGCGTTAAATGTCTTTGTACAACATTAATGATGcaattaatactagtactaGGTAAAGTAACTGTAACATTTAAGATAGCAACGATCAATCAAAGACGTTAAATTTTGCTTCTGTTTAACCTAAGTTCTGCTTCTACTTTTCTAAGCTGATAAGTACTCATGAAATACTGTATCTGTTTTAAGCGATACTAAGGCTTCTGCTATATGTACTGTCTGCTGCTTAAACTTAATACGGTCTATTGGTTCTGACTCACATaatcacaattaaattaagtctaacaagtAGTcttagaaaagaaaattttataaataaaatattatcaattcgaaaagataatattaaaaaatttatgttttacagGCAAGACCCACATTTCCTTTCAAAATTGACTATGAAAATGGTTTAAGCACGCAATGTACTTCCGCAGGAAAAACTTACTTTTCCTCTGTGAATGGACAACAAGGATCTATTGTGCCTTtgctttaaaattaataattattttccaCACAAACAAACATTTTCCACTTAACCAGGACGATACCAAATTTTGTTGGCTACCTCGGTTGGTAGTAGTAGTCAAATCGTATTTGTTTATAAACATTAGGCCAATtctatcttttttattattattattgcattTGACACTACTTTAAACATAATCAACCCAACTAATCATTAAACTAATTTCGTTTTATGTATATAACATGtgtcatattattatattattattattattattctcaaattttataacttaatattttatatttaaaaattacgtgaaatttttatttgatagtaaaattttacgtttgagatttaaaattttcatttctattattcttatttttgtaGTAGAATcatataaaatgtcaaaaatcaatattttaaaatttaattattataaaaaattctaTGTTCCATCCATTTATAAATGCTAATAAAATTACTGTAGCTATTGTAAATGCTATACAATATAAGAGATACAATTACTTAAATCTCAAAACTACAtagtttgtttatatatttattcaatttctaTTTTGGACATTAAAGCTTATACTTATCTCTCTTGCTTCTTCCACTTTAacactataattttttttaagtatatccagaaaataaatcatgttttttcaataaaatataaagcatgtatatcaaaatcacataaaaatatgatactaCAAATTATAAATGAAATACCAAAGACATGATATCTCTCTcaacaaataatttaaattgcAAAATTTTTTCATCCCGAATTAACAAAAGACATGTTCTAACATTGTGGTCCAAAATCTCCAAACGATGTCCGCACAACATCGAGGTTTCCAAGCATCTTTTAAGAAATAAATCGGATTTACAACAATTAATTACCACTTCAcgtaataaaaatattcatgtaATCTAAATATATACAACACAAACATGGAAAAATTATGACTTGAATTTTGCATCAGATTTTGATTGAATCCATTAAAGTTGTTATGCAATCCATGCTCTTTAATAATCAGTTTTTCAGTATAATATCAATGAATTTTTTCATGTAGAcctacaataaatttttttacttagAGTGTGTATTAGAGTGCTCAATGATGGAGTTGAATATGGTACTTGAAATGACCAAAGCATCGTATTAGGAGACATTTCTTGGGTTCCAATTTGATTGGcatgaaataaattattacaTTTCTTGAGTTCCAATTTTTTATCATACATTTTTTACTTTTCACCCTCCGTTCTACAGAATATaaaagtatattttttaaacaatataaaGTTTAAAGTGctatctttcaaaataatataaaatcaaataatccaCAACAtaactaaaatataaaattgagaTAAAGTGtgaccttttcttttcttctcttctCCTTTGAATTCCAGTGACTTGTCATAGAAGAATTCTTAAATCTCTTTGATTTAACAAAAGAGAGATCACGCACAATTATTCGATCCATGTCACGACCATCTTCACCAACAACAATCCCATCATTTAAGTCCAAGTTCTCAAGCATCTCATTTACCTATATAGAAAGGCCTTGAAGACTTCTTCTAATCAATTTTTTCACATTAGTATGAACCACACTTTTTGGTGACAAGATCATAACAAACCCATCATTTGATTCTTGTACACAACATCAGACTCTTGCTCACATTCCACATCAAATTTTTCACTATATTTTACCCTATTTCTTTTCGCTTTTTTCCATCTCgtttttatgtattttgatGGTATCTCATGCAcattcataaattttaaaacaaacaatatATGTCTACACAAAACTCCAGCTATTTCAAAATAATGACAATTGCATTCAATCTCATTATTTTCCACATCAAACGTAACATTTCGAattcgttctgattgtccaagATATCTTATATCAAACTTCAACGGATCGTCAGATAATGAAGGCAACGAATCAAAACTCAATGTTCAAAGAATTCACCAACtccttttcaaatattttgtaaatttcaAGTGTGTAAATAGATGCAGCATGTTGCAACAATGGCTTATTTTTCACCACAGTCGAAGGCATTTTATGTCGGCATCTATAGTCCTCTTCATTTTCATTCGTCTGCCACTGTTTCTGAATTGCTTCAAACTTTTTCACAAACTCATATAAAGTAAAAGTTTTCTTTCCCCcgtctttcaaaacaaaattcGTAGACTCGCTTCTAGAAGTAGCTTTAAGCCTCGCAAAAAAAAGGTCGGTATTGAATGTCGTTGACCATTTGTGCGTTAATTTGTGCATTCCCTTGAGCCACGAATGATCTTGAAGACCAAAAGCATTAATCATTTTTGCCCACACTATATTAAATTCTTCTTCAGAATCATATAATTGCATACATTTTGTAAACATGCCTTTAAATGCAGGATTGACGTTCAGACTACCTAAATGTGATGgagcatttttttaaatgtgcCATTAGCAAAGTCGATGTTGTGAACAAGGAAATATTGATTCAATAGCATTCATCATTGCTTGACATTGATCGGTAAAAATCGTTTCTGGTTGTTTTCCTCCCATAGATTCAAGAAATGTTTTGAACAACCATTGAAACGAAGTCTCTCTCTCATCAGACATAAAAGCTAACCCAAACATCACATTATCTCTATGATGATTTATGTCAACAAATGGAAcacatatcaaattatatttattagtcTGATAAGTCGTATCAAAAGAAATCAAGTCACCTAAATACTCATAATCATCTCTAGCTCGACTATCTCTGTAGAAAAAATTAGACAAACGACCATCTTTATCCATTTGAATATcccagtaaaataaatattcatcatTTGAATGGTAAATTGAATATATAAAGTatcgttatttttttaaaaaaacaaatgaaattcCTTTTGCGATTTTCATTCCAGAGCACCCATTTGATCATTACAAAAGGTATAGATAGTGTTCACATGTAATTCTAAATTTCTTTTTATCAATTTTActaaatctaaaattttgataaaaaaaaagtaaaaatgatatatttccAAATCGTACCTGGAAAAAAAGTTGCAGAAAAAGTTTTGGTGAAAGTGGTAAtgtaagtgatgaaaataaggaTATTAGTGGTAGAGTAAGTTTTTTATactttttaatttatgttaattagtgatatattttaagaaaaattgatcTAGTGGAGAAAAAATAATTACTAGTGGCGGGAATTAGCTAATAACCAAACtaaaattgataataaaaaaattgacacatatatatatcatttaataACAAGGAATAAATCTCCTGGATTAGGATAGAATTGCCCTAAACATTATAATTGCTCAATAAATAGATAACAAGAGCAAGTTGACCAAATTAAATCACATAAATTTGGAAATTTAATATCTCAAATCCAAGCATGGGTTTATGGGTAAATTCATTTGCGTTGATATTGGATCATCGGAATTTCCAAAAACCTACGACAGTACAGCTGAGTCGGGGTAGCGGAATGGTGGAAGGAAGTGGCCAAAAATAGGTGTGGCCGAAATTTGCTTTGTGAGGgatagagagaaaaattttgtggGCGAAATTTATGTGTAAAAGTTAtgttatttcatataaaatttaatttctgaTCAAATCAAGAATACTACTTGAATCAGAATATTGTAATTccattattcaaaatatatcatgtaTGTATTTACTACTATTGAATATATCGTACATAATTAAATCaatatcaacttttgataatacgatatatatacatatacacacataaatatattcatgtttaaattaaataaattttatttaattacttaattatttaaataatacattCTAGACTCTTCTAGAATGTTTCATGAGAATTTTGCGCTTAGCAGTCACTGcaactaatattattatttaatttgtagattttaaatttactaaataaataattgtgaattcATTATAACACTGATCGACAACACCGTTATATCGAGGGTACAAATCTCGTTCATATaatcaaaaatgaaaatttcgaatgaCAAAATTTTCTAATGATCAATTTTTTGCAATTGCCAGTTTTGTGAATTTCTGCATTGAAACAGACAGTTTCACTTTTCTCACTTAATTAGATGTTAAGCTAACTTCCACGTCTTCCATTACATGGAATCAACTTAATAACTCCTTATAAGCTATTTGTTTGATATCCATCAAATTATTGTCTCAAAATTCAATTCTTTaaacttgactatctcaacgggaacacaaaaTACAATGCTTGTGTGAtcttcaatggttcagggatacaactagtcgtgggttcataacttcatgtgattcagaacaacATTTGTTCCTATTTGGGCTTACCCTAATAGccacattcttttcatcaactccttgatcaacaACGTTATAACTCAAGTCTACTTtcacccatcggatcattgtaagagcatctagtagcatcATCACATAATCCCCTAGATAtcattgatagtgcctgcaaaaaccttaagttatggttacCGTACAGTACAGTCCTTTCAATGCATATATATGAATCGAATCTGCAAGAATTGCTATATCAAGAGTTgtaaatgaattcgataacgatgtgatatatCTCTAAGTAATAATGCTGACatcgtatgtgcaactaggaaaacacattttCCTAAAGTACATGTCTTgttctggccagagactccttgcattattaactcatcatatcaaatattatatccacacccgtagatAAGCGGTAAAATCCTCGACTATAATGTATTGGCTCGTACACATTTCGAAAATACGCCTAACCTCGCCAcatgatgaccctcaatggagtcggtaaacaggTTAAATTGCATGCTAGTACATAGAGCCTCCAcgttgtctcgggtcaaaggactaatgatgtacaaccataaccgcaaACTATtacactcgataagtgataataACTTGGAAATTCCGATGGAGGCATGTTCAgtacatcatcaaatgatcactcgtctgtatgaatggacatctccaagctcttaccaattaaacatgacgtttacatcatAGATATTAGTCTGAAGCTCAAGcgacatttatccttattttaggcggctgaatcgactaggaatttttttagaatatatgatacattttctaatgagtttcatgatcttacgttgcgagaTAGACCTCGTGGTaactattgtatattcaaagactttatctatgcagcttgcatgtgtatatagataaaataaatgtcataattgtataaaattgtaaaatactattaaaataaagattatttttacgtaataatcaataaaattcaagtcACAAGCTGGCTCGCTGGACGTCTACTTTAACATATTTGTGCTTTGCACACcaaatttgaattttcttaAACTCATTCCACCTCTGAGttaccatatttttttttatcttttacacCTTCTCTCAATTTTTTCAAAGAGGACGTAAAATGTCAAGAACATGACATTTATGACTGAGATGTGTAGATTTGAAATTACCAAGGGCAGTGTGCAAAAGCACCCTAAAAGTTGCAAGTTGCAATAtcctataaattttattttttataaaaaaaaatagagatttttttaaaacatttaaaaagaGATTGAATAATTGATAcataatatgcattaaaattaaaattttccgcATCAAGATAGTCATATTGCTTTACGATATAAATGTCATTAATAACATCGAAGGCATAACATGTTTGTTAAGATATGGTTTGGCCCGAACCTCACTATTTGACCCAGTTAGTAGCATACCCTGTAATATTTAGAGCACGAGTTTAGACTGACGTTTTAGATTAGGttctataaatatttcaataaacataaaaaaaaatttgatccaGTTTGTGTTTTGTTCTCTCAATTCTGGAGACTCGAAATGCTAATATTAGAATTAGAACATATGTTAAAGTTGTATCAAATGATACTTATTTATTCTCATTTGTAAGgtcataaaaaaatcatgactccacatgtaaaattaaatataaattgttgGACACACATTTCGGAAAAACAACCCCTCAAATTCCGAAACATTTATCCACAAATCCAATAAACTGTTTaggaatataaaatatagtttttaattgtaaaacaatgataatttttttatgggaACAATAATAATGTTTCGAAACTTCATCTAATATGGTGAAAAGGAGTTAAAGTAGACATTTAATCATACGGGGCCATCCTCCTCAACCATAAGATAATAACTTTGAGCAAATTTAGCTCTCTAATCATGATCGATAAGCTTTTGGTATCCGGATTCCGGACCATGCAACGAAAATCTTCTCTTCAGCTACAAAATTTCTGCAAAAGCCCCATGCTTTATACACTCGGCTACCGCTAGTTTCAATTGAAGCAGCTTCTCCCTAGCCAACTGCAAAATAAAAACCATTTCAAGTATTGCACCACAAATTCCAAGTTATTCGCAGAAAAAAATGGAATATTCGGGATGATCTAATAACATGGTCAGCAAGTATTGAAGCATAGTATCTTAGAGTGCATCAAAAACCTAGGGCCAAGCACAAGAAGCTATGTCCGACCGAACATaaaatcttgttcttgaaaatTAATATACAATATTCGGTTATCAATTAGCAACAATGATCCAAGAAACGGTCCCAGATAGACATTCTTTCCCCTTTACTTCTGTGGAGTGGCGATCAGAGATTAAAAGATTATGAGGTTCACATAGTTCTAGCTTGGTTTTTGGCAGATGCAAATGAACAGATAACCAAAACCACTTCTCTAAAGTTGTTTGGATGCGGGGATTCAAAATCCATCCCCTCCCCAGTGTAAGTCATTATATTAACAATTGTATTGAATTTCAAGCATTCATGATGTTCGTGCCATTTGATATTTATGGTTCAAATCCTTTCtttaaatcaaatgaattcaTTCTCATTACTTGTAATTGGCCTTATCGTTTGAGATGTGAAGTTTCATTAATGTCCACTGTAATATTCTGGAAGcaaaagacaaaaaaattttgtaaaccttattattaacaattaaataaactcacTTCCTGAGCTGCCAAGATTTTTCTTTCGGCATCATCGAGCTGAACATTAACTGCTTCCTCAGCTTGGGAGAGAAACTTCTTGTTTGATGCTTCTACAGATTATACCaaaaatatatcaatcataATCACTATATAAGCATTTATTCCAAAATAACTGGGGTCAGTCACCACACAAGAATCACCGTATAAAATTTGCATATGAGCAAAGCAGCtgttaaaatgataaaaagatCGTTGTGTAGAAGCTAAAGCTGGTAGCTATAGAAGCATCTCATGTTACGTCCTAAACAAAATTAGTTGAGTGCAATCACTTTTCTTAATCTCTTACTTACACCAAGGGTAATGCAGCAAATGCAAATTTATTTATACACCTTAGAGTCTTTGATATGTTCCTTTAATGAAGGCACAGAGCGAACAGAGTTGATAGAACTGAAAATTTAAGAGCATACAGTCAAGGTCATATAGATCAACCATAAACTCAGAGAGATCACATATACGTCAATGTTGTAACCTAGTAGCTAAAGAAGCAAAGTGTTGTGACTTCACATtataataaatgcatataacaTGCTTCAACTTTCCGTTGTTAAATCATGCCCTTCATTGTATAAGAAATGATTGGGTTGATTGGCAACACAAGAAGATCAATTTAAAACTAATGGACCATTTGTTTCTGTTAGGTGCTGTGACTCTGAAAGTATGAGTACCAATCAAGCATCTGCATGTCGCCAACTGAAAAATGAACTACAAATTTATGGAAAATGTATGTGTgactaataatttttaaaatgattattaaaatttagaatTCATACCGTGTCTTTTCACATTTCTTTCAAGTTCAGTTCCAAGCTCTTCCAGATCTTCAATTAAGTGGTCATAACCTTGAAGGTGCTGATCAAcctctaatttaaatcttttatgtaTGCCAACCAACTGCTCGTGTTGCTCTGCAAGCACATATGAAACTCAACTCAGCATCAAAACTAGACAGCATAAAAAGTACCCACCTATTTCTAAATGCCGATCAATGACCTCTAGTCATTAAGATGCCAAATAGATGCTGCATGAACCAATATTACATTGAATATAATAACGGCCTCCTGATGCCTTCAAAAGTTCTTGTGCATTTTAGCGGATCGACTGCAGACTGAAAATGCATTTCTAATGTTCAAAAAACATATTAGACAGGAGGAAGCCAATACTAGGAGAGGGCAGGAAGGTTAAGAGGCCTCATTAACTAAGAGGAAATCCACAATTGTTTATTGAGCAAATCACGTTCCACTAAAACTAGATCTGACGGAGATCTGCACAATTGCAGCTAACAAACATTTATGTCACTTAAAAtcagttataatattttaatacttGCATGTAAATTTCATTGTTTTCTACATTATACAGATAAACACTCATGCAGAGCTGATAGAATCTCTTCGAAGTTATGTAGGTCAAAACAGAGAATGTAAACTACAATCCACCATATTAGCTAACAATTCTGTTATGCTAACAAAGATAAATCTTTAATATGCTTTGATTGTGacttagttaaaaaaaattacatgataTTAATTAACCAGATATTTTCTCAATTACACAAAGTTGTAGATTATATCATAAAGTAAATATGATTAATAATAGTTACAGCCCCTTGGATATCTGTTCATGGATGTAGGCAGCAGAATCACGCAAATCTTTTAATATGTCACTCTTTCTTCGGCATCATAATTCtgtttcaaaataaacatgttCACATAATACTTTTTCAGAAAAAGGCAATGCATATCATTTAATCATCAGTAACTTTAGTTGAAACACAAACGCTATGAATCTTCTTCTCTCATTGTTTTTAGAGTTAAAGAgtaaaaagaagaaaacaaagggTAGAAATAGTAAATTATATGGATTTGACTTGAGTTATTGGGGTAACTTGTGACCATGTTTGTGAAGCTCGGATTGAAGAGCTAGCTTGCAATCATAGGCAACAGAATTGACTTTGCATAGAAGTGCCTCAAGGATTGAGGCTTTGACTTCCGTGTTCATAGCTGAGCATGCATTATGCTAAGCTCATTAAACATCAACATTATATGGTTTGGTCCAACAAGATTAAAGCGGTAAGTTGTCAAGCTTAGCTTCTAGAAACACAGACCTTGAAATCTAGCATCCAGACATCTCCTTTTTAATTTACTATGATTTATCAGCTTTCCCCTGAAATTTACCAGATTAAAGCTCGAGAAGTCAATACATAGAATACGAAAATCTGTCATTTTATACGCGCTTACACATCTTTTTTCATCTGAGATTCAGCATGATGCAAATGCAAATATATTTCGTCAGCAGCCTCCATCAAAATTTCAGCAGATCTTTTGTCAATCATTGACTTCATTTTGGTTTGAACACGATCTAAAGCCACAGTAAGTAGAGCTACAGCACTGAATTTTGATCAACCAAATTATAAATGTAAGAGGTTGGCAGCATTCCCCATAAACTTTTTTCGATCAAATTCAACAAAGACTACAGATACCTGGCAAATCCGTCCTCATGATCCTGTTCCATGCACATTTGAAGCTTGCTAATTTCATCATTTCCTGTTTCCTTGTGCAAAGGTGAAAAGAATATTATGCAATTGAtaagaaaaaaatcaagaaataaatAAGCAGACTACTATAGGAAGATAGAGAAGCAATTTGATTAGCATCTGTAGACCTTTGAATGATTCTGAAATAGGACTACATCCAGTCACATCCACACCTTTCTCGTTGCACAGCCTTCTGCTTGAGCGTTGTAAAAAATGTCTAGTAATACCAATTTCAGGAGGTAATGGCTCTAATTTCCTGCAACCTGCACATCCATGGGATAATGCAGCCTGATTTACTTAAAGAAGATTGAATGATTTTGTAGCATCTTATCACCAAGCCAAATGACCTAAGCAAGCACCTGCTGTTATTGAGAATATGTGCTTGTTCAAACTGGATAGAGCAGAACCCTGTGAACTAATGACATACccatttttttgtgtgtgtgtgtgtgatgctGCCCTCAGAACATACATAAAACCAAACTAAATTAAGGAGAATAATGGTGAACTGTTGAACCATTATGCTAGAGCACACCAAATGTCTTGCGAGcataatcatttattttattttggaggGATTTGTAATATATTTGGTGCCTTCCCTAGAGGGTAAAGCAAATGATTGGAACATCAGTAAGAAACATGCGATAATGTTACAAGAAGTTTTGCTGTAACCTTTAATATGAAAATCATCTTCGGATTTCTCGGAATCTGTAGCAGCCCTAGATGATCCAGATATACTTTGTTCTCCATCCTGTTCCATCACAGAGGTTGGTTTCAGAGGAGGATAATCTTTCGTCTCTCCACAGCCATCCTTTATACAGTAAGGAAGAGTAACAGTATAAATAGTTTGATATAGAATAAAAAGATGATCACCATTAAACTATTATCAGGAACAAAGCATTGAGGATACAGATAATTCCACCTGCACATTTGATTTGTTTTCAGTTGACTTAAAAAAAGTCAATATCTTGGATCTTCGGGTGCTTTTCATATTGATTCTTTTCTCGGCATTACTCAGATCATGATCTTTTAGCTGAAGCCCCAACGGTGAACATCCAGGACTTTCAACTGTTGACTTTCTCTCAAAAGTGTAGTTCTCAGGATTATGTGTGTGGTCCCCTTTGTTCTTTGACATTGTGTCTTCTCGTTGATACTTAAATTTTAGTGTTTCAACAAACCTCAGCGTCCCAACATCACTGCGCGGCTCAGTGGTCACATTATTCGGCGAGACAACAGAATTCCTTATCTTGGTATCACTTTCTATCTCTCCGAGTATATTCCTTTTTCTGCCGTTGGAACTGTTACCATTTTCAGCTTTATTACCCTGCAACATGGATGTCCAAAGAGATGGTATCGATTTGCTCTTGTCGCGTGACCGCCACCTCTCCTCTGGATTTTCAAAATTCACTCCCTCGCTCTTGTCTCTTAGAGAATTACAATGCAAAAAACTAGTATCAACAGTTTCACATGGTCTTCTAGATGGCTCTCCCCTAACTGGGAATGTACCCTTTTCCTGGCAATCTTTTTTATGGCTAGTggaattttttgtttcaattttgttATGCTGCTTTTTACTGGAAGCTTTCTTCCTGGTCAAAGAATGAGTCAGTGGTTTTCTGATTATATGTTCAGGCCTTACAGAATCACTTTCAATTGTGTCCGAACGTTGATTTGTCTTTTCATTAGAACTATCCTTTCCATTTCTCTCTAGATTTGGATTCAAATCTTTAGAGCCAATTTTCGTAGGCTGGACACTGGCGCACTGCTTGTTCGGTGAAGAAACCTTTCCTATAGTTTCCCAGAGCTTCATTCTCAAAGTTTCACTACCCCCAGGTTCAGTTATCCTGTTCTTGTCCTTTTCAAGATCTTTTTCTGGCAGAAATCCTGATTTTGGTGAAAGATTCTCAACGTTCTCCACATTGTTTACAATCCTGGCCCCCATAGCACAAGAAGCTTTACCAAATTTATCCAGTCTGTCTTTGTCTGATTCTAAGCCAAATCTATTACAGGAAAAAAGTTTCACGGGATGATCTACAGATGCTTCCTTTGATCGCTTTGATCGCTTTAGTGTTCTCGTGGGAACTTGGAAACTCTGAGTGATTTTAGCATCGTGAACTGCTGCAGAAGAGGATAAGTTTATGTTGAACGATTTAGTAGAAAACCAAGGGGATGCATCCTTCTGCAAATCTTTCACAGATTTTTCTACAAAAGGAGTCTGCCCTTCACAATCTTCTACTAAATTCTCTTTTCTAGAAGTCGCATTTTCTGCTACTTGCTTCGCTGCTTTGCTGCCGCTTTTCGCTTTCATGTCATTGGGAGAATCAACCAGAACCCCAACTGAGATCTTCCTGGATTGACTGCAGTCATGGTAATTGCTGCCAAAACAATGGAACTCACTCATTTGTTCctacaatattttaatattttgaaaccCAATCAGGTATACCATTTTCATGAACTACACAAAAAACAGACATTGGTGACAAGGCTAAAGAGAATGGGCATTGCAAGTTTGTAAATCATGATATTCTGGAAAAGCCTACCAAATATATCTGTAActgaattcaatttttttaagagCTAATATAAACTCTCTCCTATGAGCCAACAAAATAGAGTTGCCTACAAATGGCAGATTACTCTAAGTGCTACAAGTCTAAAACTTAAACACCAGC
This genomic interval from Primulina huaijiensis isolate GDHJ02 chromosome 14, ASM1229523v2, whole genome shotgun sequence contains the following:
- the LOC140956709 gene encoding meiosis-specific protein ASY3-like isoform X2; protein product: MSEFHCFGSNYHDCSQSRKISVGVLVDSPNDMKAKSGSKAAKQVAENATSRKENLVEDCEGQTPFVEKSVKDLQKDASPWFSTKSFNINLSSSAAVHDAKITQSFQVPTRTLKRSKRSKEASVDHPVKLFSCNRFGLESDKDRLDKFGKASCAMGARIVNNVENVENLSPKSGFLPEKDLEKDKNRITEPGGSETLRMKLWETIGKVSSPNKQCASVQPTKIGSKDLNPNLERNGKDSSNEKTNQRSDTIESDSVRPEHIIRKPLTHSLTRKKASSKKQHNKIETKNSTSHKKDCQEKGTFPVRGEPSRRPCETVDTSFLHCNSLRDKSEGVNFENPEERWRSRDKSKSIPSLWTSMLQGNKAENGNSSNGRKRNILGEIESDTKIRNSVVSPNNVTTEPRSDVGTLRFVETLKFKYQREDTMSKNKGDHTHNPENYTFERKSTVESPGCSPLGLQLKDHDLSNAEKRINMKSTRRSKILTFFKSTENKSNVQDGCGETKDYPPLKPTSVMEQDGEQSISGSSRAATDSEKSEDDFHIKGCRKLEPLPPEIGITRHFLQRSSRRLCNEKGVDVTGCSPISESFKGNDEISKLQMCMEQDHEDGFASAVALLTVALDRVQTKMKSMIDKRSAEILMEAADEIYLHLHHAESQMKKDVGKLINHSKLKRRCLDARFQEQHEQLVGIHKRFKLEVDQHLQGYDHLIEDLEELGTELERNVKRHEASNKKFLSQAEEAVNVQLDDAERKILAAQELAREKLLQLKLAVAECIKHGAFAEIL
- the LOC140956709 gene encoding meiosis-specific protein ASY3-like isoform X1, with amino-acid sequence MRSRFTRRFSSRDFLLSVKKQSDRLPNLREEQMSEFHCFGSNYHDCSQSRKISVGVLVDSPNDMKAKSGSKAAKQVAENATSRKENLVEDCEGQTPFVEKSVKDLQKDASPWFSTKSFNINLSSSAAVHDAKITQSFQVPTRTLKRSKRSKEASVDHPVKLFSCNRFGLESDKDRLDKFGKASCAMGARIVNNVENVENLSPKSGFLPEKDLEKDKNRITEPGGSETLRMKLWETIGKVSSPNKQCASVQPTKIGSKDLNPNLERNGKDSSNEKTNQRSDTIESDSVRPEHIIRKPLTHSLTRKKASSKKQHNKIETKNSTSHKKDCQEKGTFPVRGEPSRRPCETVDTSFLHCNSLRDKSEGVNFENPEERWRSRDKSKSIPSLWTSMLQGNKAENGNSSNGRKRNILGEIESDTKIRNSVVSPNNVTTEPRSDVGTLRFVETLKFKYQREDTMSKNKGDHTHNPENYTFERKSTVESPGCSPLGLQLKDHDLSNAEKRINMKSTRRSKILTFFKSTENKSNVQDGCGETKDYPPLKPTSVMEQDGEQSISGSSRAATDSEKSEDDFHIKGCRKLEPLPPEIGITRHFLQRSSRRLCNEKGVDVTGCSPISESFKGNDEISKLQMCMEQDHEDGFASAVALLTVALDRVQTKMKSMIDKRSAEILMEAADEIYLHLHHAESQMKKDVGKLINHSKLKRRCLDARFQEQHEQLVGIHKRFKLEVDQHLQGYDHLIEDLEELGTELERNVKRHEASNKKFLSQAEEAVNVQLDDAERKILAAQELAREKLLQLKLAVAECIKHGAFAEIL